One part of the Lotus japonicus ecotype B-129 chromosome 2, LjGifu_v1.2 genome encodes these proteins:
- the LOC130739300 gene encoding ABC transporter B family member 15-like isoform X1: MGGDQNAVSMVRKKKKAKSGSVMCIFMHADGLDWFLMLLGLFGAIGDGIGTPLVLFISSKIMNSIGDSSTSTNNTFVHNINENAVNLCYLACGSFVACFLEGYCWTRTGERQAARMRARYLKAILRQEVAYFDLHVTSTSEVITSVSNDSLVIQDALSEKVPNFLMNASMFIGSYIAAFALLWRLAIVGFPFTVLLVIPGLMYGRTLMSLSRKISIEYNHAGTIAEQAISSIRTVYSFAGESKTINAFSEALQGSVKLGLKQGLAKGLAIGSNGLVFAIWSFMSYYGSRMVMYHGANGGTVYVVGASIARGGLSLGSGLSNVKYFSEAKTAAERIMEVINRVPKIDSDNMAGEILENVSGEVEFDHVEFVYPSRPESVILNGMCLKVPAGKTVALVGGSGSGKSTVISLLQRFYDPVGGEIRLDGVAIHKLQLKWLRSQMGLVSQEPALFATSIKENILFGREDATEEEVVEAAKASNAHNFISQLPLGYDTQVGERGVQMSGGQKQRIAIARAIIKRPRILLLDEATSALDFESERAVQEALDKAVVGRTTIIIAHRLSTIRNADLIVVVQNGKVMETGSHDTLIQNDTGLYTSLIRLQQTENTTTNQNDFLLSRDNIIHNTSSRRLSLVSRSSSFTSSMPCAEDDHVVVDDEVVNVVDKKALPIPSFRRLLAMNVPEWKQACLGCLNAVLFGAVQPVYAFALGSVISVYFLEDHDEMKRKIRIYAFCFLGLAVFSLIVNVLQHYSFAYMGEYLTKRIRERMLSKILTFEVGWFDEDENSTGAICSRLAKEANVVRSLVGDRMALVVQTISAVIIAFTMGLVIAWRLAIVMIVVQPIIIACFYTRRVLLKSMSSKAIKAEGESSKIAAEAVSNLRTITAFSSQDRILKMLEKAQEGPRRESIRQSWFAGFGLAFSESLTFFTWALDFWYGSKLISQGYIKAKALFETFMILLSTGRMIADAGSMTNDLAKGSDAVGSVFAILDRCTKIEPDEKDGYEPEKITGKIELHDVHFAYPARPDVMIFQGFSIKISPGKSTALVGQSGSGKSTIIGLIERFYDPFKGRVTIDDKDIKSYNLRALRMHIALVSQEPTLFGGTIRENIAYGSSASDKVGESEIIEAAKEANAHDFIASLKEGYDTLCGDRGVQLSGGQKQRVAIARAILKNPEVLLLDEATSALDSQSEKLVQDALERVMVGRTSVVVAHRLSTIQNCDLIAVLDKGRVVEKGSHSNLLAKGPSGAYYSLVSLQRRPSNYTVAADSAGEIN; encoded by the exons ATGGGTGGGGATCAGAATGCTGTTTCCATGgttagaaagaagaagaaggcgaagagtgGCTCTGTCATGTGCATTTTCATGCATGCCGATGGCCTAGACTGGTTTCTCATGCTTTTGGGTTTGTTTGGGGCCATTGGAGATGGTATAGGCACCCCTCTTGTGTTGTTTATCAGTAGCAAAATCATGAATAGTATTGGCGATTCTTCCACCAGCACAAACAACACTTTCGTCCATAACATCAATGAG AATGCAGTGAATTTGTGTTATTTGGCTTGTGGTTCTTTTGTTGCTTGCTTCCTTG AGGGTTATTGTTGGACAAGAACAGGTGAAAGACAAGCTGCAAGAATGAGAGCCAGATATTTGAAAGCAATTCTCAGACAAGAAGTAGCATACTTTGATTTGCATGTCACAAGCACATCAGAGGTCATCACCAGCGTCTCTAATGACAGCCTTGTAATTCAAGATGCTCTTAGTGAAAAG GTCCCAAATTTTTTGATGAATGCGTCTATGTTTATTGGGAGCTACATAGCAGCTTTTGCATTACTATGGAGATTGGCAATTGTGGGGTTCCCTTTTACTGTTCTTCTTGTGATCCCTGGTTTGATGTATGGGAGGACCTTGATGAGTTTGTCTAGAAAGATTAGTATAGAGTATAACCATGCCGGTACAATAGCAGAACAAGCAATATCTTCCATCAGAACCGTTTATTCCTTTGCAGGGGAAAGCAAGACCATTAATGCTTTCTCTGAAGCTCTACAAGGCTCTGTGAAATTGGGGCTGAAACAAGGCCTAGCTAAAGGCTTAGCCATAGGAAGCAATGGCCTTGTCTTTGCTATTTGGTCCTTCATGTCCTATTATGGTAGCAGAATGGTCATGTACCATGGCGCTAATGGAGGGACTGTGTATGTAGTTGGAGCCTCCATAGCACGTGGTGGATT GTCTTTAGGTTCTGGTTTATCCAATGTGAAGTACTTCTCAGAAGCGAAAACCGCTGCAGAGCGCATAATGGAAGTAATAAACAGGGTTCCCAAGATTGACTCTGACAACATGGCTGGGGAGATTCTGGAAAATGTTTCAGGGGAAGTGGAATTTGATCATGTTGAGTTTGTGTACCCTTCAAGGCCAGAGAGTGTGATTCTCAATGGCATGTGTTTGAAG GTTCCAGCAGGGAAGACAGTGGCCTTGGTGGGAGGGAGTGGTTCAGGGAAATCAACAGTGATATCACTTTTGCAGAGGTTTTATGATCCTGTTGGGGGAGAGATAAGGCTTGATGGGGTGGCAATTCACAAGTTGCAGTTGAAGTGGTTAAGGTCTCAGATGGGTCTTGTGAGCCAAGAGCCTGCTCTGTTTGCAACTAGCATTAAGGAAAATATACTGTTTGGGAGAGAGGATGCAACAGAGGAAGAGGTTGTTGAAGCTGCCAAAGCCTCCAATGCTCATAATTTCATTTCACAGTTGCCACTTGGATATGATACTCAG GTTGGGGAGAGAGGAGTCCAAATGTCTGGTGGACAAAAGCAAAGAATAGCCATCGCACGTGCAATAATAAAGAGACCAAGAATCCTCTTGCTTGATGAAGCAACAAGCGCACTGGACTTCGAGTCTGAACGAGCtgtgcaagaagctcttgacaAGGCTGTAGTCGGCcgcaccaccatcatcatcgcCCACCGCCTCTCCACCATCCGAAACGCCGACCTCATTGTCGTCGTCCAAAACGGAAAAGTCATGGAAACCGGCTCCCACGACACCCTCATCCAAAACGACACCGGCCTCTACACCTCCCTCATCCGCCTCCAACAAACAGAAAATACCACAACAAACCAAAATGACTTCCTCCTAAGTCGAGACAACATCATTCACAACACGAGCAGTCGTCGACTCTCCCTCGTGAGTCGTTCTAGCTCTTTCACTTCATCAATGCCATGTGCTGAAGATGATCATGTTGTTGTTGACGACGAGGTTGTTAATGTTGTGGACAAGAAAGCGCTGCCTATTCCTTCGTTTCGAAGGCTGCTTGCGATGAACGTGCCGGAGTGGAAGCAAGCGTGTTTGGGGTGTTTAAATGCGGTGTTGTTCGGCGCGGTGCAGCCTGTGTATGCGTTTGCGTTGGGGTCGGTGATATCAGTTTATTTTCTGGAGGACCATGATGAGATGAAGAGGAAGATTAGGATTTATGCGTTTTGCTTTTTGGGGCTGGCTGTGTTCTCCTTGATTGTGAATGTGCTCCAGCATTATAGCTTTGCTTACATGGGAGAGTACTTGACTAAGAGGATCAGAGAAAGAATGCTCTCCAAGATTCTGACCTTTGAGGTTGGGTGGTTTGATGAGGATGAGAATTCAACCGGTGCTATTTGCTCTAGACTTGCCAAAGAAGCTAATGTG GTAAGGTCTTTGGTGGGAGACAGAATGGCTCTAGTGGTACAAACAATCTCAGCAGTGATAATAGCATTCACCATGGGcctggtaattgcatggaggcTCGCCATCGTCATGATCGTGGTTCAGCCCATCATCATAGCCTGCTTCTACACAAGACGCGTCCTTCTCAAAAGCATGTCCAGCAAGGCCATCAAGGCCGAAGGAGAAAGTAGCAAGATTGCCGCGGAAGCCGTTTCCAACCTCCGAACCATCACTGCTTTCTCCTCCCAAGACAGGATCCTCAAAATGCTCGAAAAAGCCCAAGAAGGCCCGAGGCGCGAGAGCATCAGGCAGTCATGGTTTGCAGGCTTTGGGCTTGCATTCTCCGAAAGCCTGACCTTTTTCACTTGGGCTTTGGATTTTTGGTATGGTAGCAAGCTCATTTCCCAAGGGTATATAAAAGCAAAAGCACTTTTTGAGACTTTTATGATCTTGTTGAGCACAGGAAGGATGATTGCTGATGCTGGTAGCATGACCAATGACCTTGCCAAAGGTTCAGATGCTGTGGGTTCTGTTTTTGCAATCCTTGACAGGTGCACCAAGATTGAGCCTGATGAGAAAGATGGGTACGAGCCTGAGAAAATAACAGGGAAGATTGAACTTCATGATGTACATTTTGCATACCCAGCAAGACCTGATGTGATGATCTTCCAAGGCTTCTCAATCAAAATTAGTCCAGGGAAGTCAACTGCATTGGTAGGGCAAAGTGGGTCTGGGAAATCAACAATCATAGGGTTGATAGAGAGATTCTATGATCCTTTCAAAGGGAGAGTGACCATAGATGATAAAGACATTAAATCATACAATTTAAGGGCATTAAGGATGCACATTGCACTTGTGAGCCAAGAGCCAACACTGTTTGGTGGGACTATTAGAGAGAACATTGCATATGGATCATCAGCATCTGATAAGGTTGGTGAGAGTGAGATCATAGAGGCAGCTAAAGAAGCCAATGCTCATGATTTCATAGCAAGTTTGAAAGAGGGTTATGACACATTGTGTGGGGATAGAGGAGTTCAACTTTCTGGGGGTCAGAAGCAGAGGGTTGCAATAGCTAGAGCTATATTGAAGAACCCTGAGGTGTTGCTTTTGGATGAAGCAACTAGTGCTCTTGATAGCCAGTCAGAGAAACTGGTGCAGGATGCTTTGGAGAGAGTCATGGTGGGGAGGACTAGTGTGGTGGTGGCTCACAGGTTGAGCACCATTCAGAACTGTGATCTGATTGCTGTGTTGGATAAGGGGAGGGTGGTGGAGAAAGGGTCCCATTCAAACTTGTTGGCAAAGGGACCAAGTGGTGCTTATTACTCTTTGGTGAGTCTGCAGAGAAGACCAAGCAATTACACTGTTGCTGCTGACTCTGCAGGTGAAATCAACTAA
- the LOC130739300 gene encoding ABC transporter B family member 15-like isoform X2, with protein sequence MGGDQNAVSMVRKKKKAKSGSVMCIFMHADGLDWFLMLLGLFGAIGDGIGTPLVLFISSKIMNSIGDSSTSTNNTFVHNINENAVNLCYLACGSFVACFLEGYCWTRTGERQAARMRARYLKAILRQEVAYFDLHVTSTSEVITSVSNDSLVIQDALSEKVPAGKTVALVGGSGSGKSTVISLLQRFYDPVGGEIRLDGVAIHKLQLKWLRSQMGLVSQEPALFATSIKENILFGREDATEEEVVEAAKASNAHNFISQLPLGYDTQVGERGVQMSGGQKQRIAIARAIIKRPRILLLDEATSALDFESERAVQEALDKAVVGRTTIIIAHRLSTIRNADLIVVVQNGKVMETGSHDTLIQNDTGLYTSLIRLQQTENTTTNQNDFLLSRDNIIHNTSSRRLSLVSRSSSFTSSMPCAEDDHVVVDDEVVNVVDKKALPIPSFRRLLAMNVPEWKQACLGCLNAVLFGAVQPVYAFALGSVISVYFLEDHDEMKRKIRIYAFCFLGLAVFSLIVNVLQHYSFAYMGEYLTKRIRERMLSKILTFEVGWFDEDENSTGAICSRLAKEANVVRSLVGDRMALVVQTISAVIIAFTMGLVIAWRLAIVMIVVQPIIIACFYTRRVLLKSMSSKAIKAEGESSKIAAEAVSNLRTITAFSSQDRILKMLEKAQEGPRRESIRQSWFAGFGLAFSESLTFFTWALDFWYGSKLISQGYIKAKALFETFMILLSTGRMIADAGSMTNDLAKGSDAVGSVFAILDRCTKIEPDEKDGYEPEKITGKIELHDVHFAYPARPDVMIFQGFSIKISPGKSTALVGQSGSGKSTIIGLIERFYDPFKGRVTIDDKDIKSYNLRALRMHIALVSQEPTLFGGTIRENIAYGSSASDKVGESEIIEAAKEANAHDFIASLKEGYDTLCGDRGVQLSGGQKQRVAIARAILKNPEVLLLDEATSALDSQSEKLVQDALERVMVGRTSVVVAHRLSTIQNCDLIAVLDKGRVVEKGSHSNLLAKGPSGAYYSLVSLQRRPSNYTVAADSAGEIN encoded by the exons ATGGGTGGGGATCAGAATGCTGTTTCCATGgttagaaagaagaagaaggcgaagagtgGCTCTGTCATGTGCATTTTCATGCATGCCGATGGCCTAGACTGGTTTCTCATGCTTTTGGGTTTGTTTGGGGCCATTGGAGATGGTATAGGCACCCCTCTTGTGTTGTTTATCAGTAGCAAAATCATGAATAGTATTGGCGATTCTTCCACCAGCACAAACAACACTTTCGTCCATAACATCAATGAG AATGCAGTGAATTTGTGTTATTTGGCTTGTGGTTCTTTTGTTGCTTGCTTCCTTG AGGGTTATTGTTGGACAAGAACAGGTGAAAGACAAGCTGCAAGAATGAGAGCCAGATATTTGAAAGCAATTCTCAGACAAGAAGTAGCATACTTTGATTTGCATGTCACAAGCACATCAGAGGTCATCACCAGCGTCTCTAATGACAGCCTTGTAATTCAAGATGCTCTTAGTGAAAAG GTTCCAGCAGGGAAGACAGTGGCCTTGGTGGGAGGGAGTGGTTCAGGGAAATCAACAGTGATATCACTTTTGCAGAGGTTTTATGATCCTGTTGGGGGAGAGATAAGGCTTGATGGGGTGGCAATTCACAAGTTGCAGTTGAAGTGGTTAAGGTCTCAGATGGGTCTTGTGAGCCAAGAGCCTGCTCTGTTTGCAACTAGCATTAAGGAAAATATACTGTTTGGGAGAGAGGATGCAACAGAGGAAGAGGTTGTTGAAGCTGCCAAAGCCTCCAATGCTCATAATTTCATTTCACAGTTGCCACTTGGATATGATACTCAG GTTGGGGAGAGAGGAGTCCAAATGTCTGGTGGACAAAAGCAAAGAATAGCCATCGCACGTGCAATAATAAAGAGACCAAGAATCCTCTTGCTTGATGAAGCAACAAGCGCACTGGACTTCGAGTCTGAACGAGCtgtgcaagaagctcttgacaAGGCTGTAGTCGGCcgcaccaccatcatcatcgcCCACCGCCTCTCCACCATCCGAAACGCCGACCTCATTGTCGTCGTCCAAAACGGAAAAGTCATGGAAACCGGCTCCCACGACACCCTCATCCAAAACGACACCGGCCTCTACACCTCCCTCATCCGCCTCCAACAAACAGAAAATACCACAACAAACCAAAATGACTTCCTCCTAAGTCGAGACAACATCATTCACAACACGAGCAGTCGTCGACTCTCCCTCGTGAGTCGTTCTAGCTCTTTCACTTCATCAATGCCATGTGCTGAAGATGATCATGTTGTTGTTGACGACGAGGTTGTTAATGTTGTGGACAAGAAAGCGCTGCCTATTCCTTCGTTTCGAAGGCTGCTTGCGATGAACGTGCCGGAGTGGAAGCAAGCGTGTTTGGGGTGTTTAAATGCGGTGTTGTTCGGCGCGGTGCAGCCTGTGTATGCGTTTGCGTTGGGGTCGGTGATATCAGTTTATTTTCTGGAGGACCATGATGAGATGAAGAGGAAGATTAGGATTTATGCGTTTTGCTTTTTGGGGCTGGCTGTGTTCTCCTTGATTGTGAATGTGCTCCAGCATTATAGCTTTGCTTACATGGGAGAGTACTTGACTAAGAGGATCAGAGAAAGAATGCTCTCCAAGATTCTGACCTTTGAGGTTGGGTGGTTTGATGAGGATGAGAATTCAACCGGTGCTATTTGCTCTAGACTTGCCAAAGAAGCTAATGTG GTAAGGTCTTTGGTGGGAGACAGAATGGCTCTAGTGGTACAAACAATCTCAGCAGTGATAATAGCATTCACCATGGGcctggtaattgcatggaggcTCGCCATCGTCATGATCGTGGTTCAGCCCATCATCATAGCCTGCTTCTACACAAGACGCGTCCTTCTCAAAAGCATGTCCAGCAAGGCCATCAAGGCCGAAGGAGAAAGTAGCAAGATTGCCGCGGAAGCCGTTTCCAACCTCCGAACCATCACTGCTTTCTCCTCCCAAGACAGGATCCTCAAAATGCTCGAAAAAGCCCAAGAAGGCCCGAGGCGCGAGAGCATCAGGCAGTCATGGTTTGCAGGCTTTGGGCTTGCATTCTCCGAAAGCCTGACCTTTTTCACTTGGGCTTTGGATTTTTGGTATGGTAGCAAGCTCATTTCCCAAGGGTATATAAAAGCAAAAGCACTTTTTGAGACTTTTATGATCTTGTTGAGCACAGGAAGGATGATTGCTGATGCTGGTAGCATGACCAATGACCTTGCCAAAGGTTCAGATGCTGTGGGTTCTGTTTTTGCAATCCTTGACAGGTGCACCAAGATTGAGCCTGATGAGAAAGATGGGTACGAGCCTGAGAAAATAACAGGGAAGATTGAACTTCATGATGTACATTTTGCATACCCAGCAAGACCTGATGTGATGATCTTCCAAGGCTTCTCAATCAAAATTAGTCCAGGGAAGTCAACTGCATTGGTAGGGCAAAGTGGGTCTGGGAAATCAACAATCATAGGGTTGATAGAGAGATTCTATGATCCTTTCAAAGGGAGAGTGACCATAGATGATAAAGACATTAAATCATACAATTTAAGGGCATTAAGGATGCACATTGCACTTGTGAGCCAAGAGCCAACACTGTTTGGTGGGACTATTAGAGAGAACATTGCATATGGATCATCAGCATCTGATAAGGTTGGTGAGAGTGAGATCATAGAGGCAGCTAAAGAAGCCAATGCTCATGATTTCATAGCAAGTTTGAAAGAGGGTTATGACACATTGTGTGGGGATAGAGGAGTTCAACTTTCTGGGGGTCAGAAGCAGAGGGTTGCAATAGCTAGAGCTATATTGAAGAACCCTGAGGTGTTGCTTTTGGATGAAGCAACTAGTGCTCTTGATAGCCAGTCAGAGAAACTGGTGCAGGATGCTTTGGAGAGAGTCATGGTGGGGAGGACTAGTGTGGTGGTGGCTCACAGGTTGAGCACCATTCAGAACTGTGATCTGATTGCTGTGTTGGATAAGGGGAGGGTGGTGGAGAAAGGGTCCCATTCAAACTTGTTGGCAAAGGGACCAAGTGGTGCTTATTACTCTTTGGTGAGTCTGCAGAGAAGACCAAGCAATTACACTGTTGCTGCTGACTCTGCAGGTGAAATCAACTAA